In Hevea brasiliensis isolate MT/VB/25A 57/8 chromosome 13, ASM3005281v1, whole genome shotgun sequence, a single genomic region encodes these proteins:
- the LOC110656698 gene encoding probable isoprenylcysteine alpha-carbonyl methylesterase ICMEL1 isoform X1 produces MPSPILPVTVKQSPEHSFLDPSPSLSPPTSANSIMLLKQEILDDPTARLLISSPFDEETAVSTKPLLSRSSSFVGTTTIAFTSANSYQKRRRRIASDTSLPSLSDTGSPRQSVSREIGHAAAETFLLTRLSLKLLRYLGVGYKWIMRFLALGCYSLMLLPGFIQVGYYYFFSSQVQRSIVYGDQPRNRLDLYLPKNTDGPKPVVAFVTGGAWIIGYKAWGSLLGKQLSERDIMVACIDYRNFPQGTMSDMVKDASQGISFVCNNIAQYGGDPNRIYLMGQSAGAHIAACALVEQAIKETSEGESITWSVSQIKAYFGLSGGYNLLNLVDYFHSRGLYRSIFLSIMEGEDSLRRFSPEVIVQDPTLKNAVSLLPPIILFHGTDDYSIPFDASKNFAETLQRVGVRAESILYEGKTHTDVFLQDPMRGGKDQMFEDLVAIVHAGDPEAQEKDAGAPPRRRLVPEFMLQVARRVSPF; encoded by the exons ATGCCTTCTCCAATCCTCCCTGTAACTGTAAAACAATCGCCCGAACACTCCTTTCTTGACCCATCTCCTTCCCTATCCCCACCCACCTCCGCAAACTCCATAATGTTACTAAAACAAGAGATTCTTGATGACCCAACAGCCAGGCTTTTGATTTCTTCTCCTTTTGATGAAGAAACTGCTGTTTCCACTAAGCCTCTTTTGTCCCGGTCTTCTAGTTTTGTAGGTACTACCACCATAGCTTTTACTTCTGCAAATTCTTATCAAAAGAGACGCCGAAGGATCGCTAGTGATACTTCCCTCCCTTCCCTTTCTGATACAGGTAGTCCTCGCCAATCCGTTAGTCGTGAAATCGGTCATGCCGCTGCCGAGACGTTTCTGCTTACTAGATTGAGTCTGAAGCTCTTAAGATATCTAgg GGTAGGCTACAAATGGATCATGAGATTCCTTGCCCTTGGGTGTTACTCTTTGATGCTTTTGCCAGGTTTTATCCAAG TtggatattattattttttctctaGTCAGGTCCAGAGAAGTATAGTATATGGTGATCAACCAAGAAATAG GCTTGATTTGTATTTACCAAAAAATACTGATGGGCCAAAGCCAGTTGTTGCATTTGTAACTGGGGGGGCCTGGATTATTGG TTATAAAGCATGGGGTTCTCTTTTAGGTAAGCAGTTATCAGAAAGAGATATCATGGTGGCTTGTATAGATTACAG AAATTTCCCTCAGGGAACCATGAGTGACATGGTGAAGGATGCTTCTCAAGGCATCTCATTTGTGTGCAATAACATTGCTCAATATGGAGGTGATCCTAACag GATTTATTTAATGGGTCAGTCAGCTGGTGCACATATTGCTGCTTGTGCTCTGGTGGAGCAGGCAATCAAGGAGACCAGTGAAGGAGAAAGCATTACTTGGAGTGTTTCCCAGATTAAGGCTTATTTTGGTCTATCTGGAGG GTACAATTTGTTGAACCTGGTAGATTACTTCCACAGCCGTGGTTTGTACCGTTCCATCTTTCTAAG CATAATGGAAGGAGAAGACTCTTTACGAAGATTTTCTCCTGAAGTAATTGTACAGGACCCCACCTTAAAGAATGCAGTTTCTCTCCTACCTCCTATTATTCTTTTTCATGGTACTGATGATTATTCCATTCCATTTGATGCCAG TAAAAATTTTGCTGAAACTCTTCAAAGAGTTGGAGTTAGAGCTGAATCAATTTTATATGAAGGGAAGACTCATACGGATGTGTTCCTTCAG GATCCAATGAGAGGTGGCAAAGATCAGATGTTTGAAGATTTAGTTGCAATCGTTCATGCTGGAGATCCAGAAGCCCAGGAAAAAGATGCAGGGGCTCCTCCAAGAAGACGTCTTGTTCCTGAATTCATGCTACAGGTGGCGCGCAGAGTCAGCCCTTTCTAA
- the LOC110656698 gene encoding probable isoprenylcysteine alpha-carbonyl methylesterase ICMEL1 isoform X2, with protein MPSPILPVTVKQSPEHSFLDPSPSLSPPTSANSIMLLKQEILDDPTARLLISSPFDEETAVSTKPLLSRSSSFVGSPRQSVSREIGHAAAETFLLTRLSLKLLRYLGVGYKWIMRFLALGCYSLMLLPGFIQVGYYYFFSSQVQRSIVYGDQPRNRLDLYLPKNTDGPKPVVAFVTGGAWIIGYKAWGSLLGKQLSERDIMVACIDYRNFPQGTMSDMVKDASQGISFVCNNIAQYGGDPNRIYLMGQSAGAHIAACALVEQAIKETSEGESITWSVSQIKAYFGLSGGYNLLNLVDYFHSRGLYRSIFLSIMEGEDSLRRFSPEVIVQDPTLKNAVSLLPPIILFHGTDDYSIPFDASKNFAETLQRVGVRAESILYEGKTHTDVFLQDPMRGGKDQMFEDLVAIVHAGDPEAQEKDAGAPPRRRLVPEFMLQVARRVSPF; from the exons ATGCCTTCTCCAATCCTCCCTGTAACTGTAAAACAATCGCCCGAACACTCCTTTCTTGACCCATCTCCTTCCCTATCCCCACCCACCTCCGCAAACTCCATAATGTTACTAAAACAAGAGATTCTTGATGACCCAACAGCCAGGCTTTTGATTTCTTCTCCTTTTGATGAAGAAACTGCTGTTTCCACTAAGCCTCTTTTGTCCCGGTCTTCTAGTTTTGTAG GTAGTCCTCGCCAATCCGTTAGTCGTGAAATCGGTCATGCCGCTGCCGAGACGTTTCTGCTTACTAGATTGAGTCTGAAGCTCTTAAGATATCTAgg GGTAGGCTACAAATGGATCATGAGATTCCTTGCCCTTGGGTGTTACTCTTTGATGCTTTTGCCAGGTTTTATCCAAG TtggatattattattttttctctaGTCAGGTCCAGAGAAGTATAGTATATGGTGATCAACCAAGAAATAG GCTTGATTTGTATTTACCAAAAAATACTGATGGGCCAAAGCCAGTTGTTGCATTTGTAACTGGGGGGGCCTGGATTATTGG TTATAAAGCATGGGGTTCTCTTTTAGGTAAGCAGTTATCAGAAAGAGATATCATGGTGGCTTGTATAGATTACAG AAATTTCCCTCAGGGAACCATGAGTGACATGGTGAAGGATGCTTCTCAAGGCATCTCATTTGTGTGCAATAACATTGCTCAATATGGAGGTGATCCTAACag GATTTATTTAATGGGTCAGTCAGCTGGTGCACATATTGCTGCTTGTGCTCTGGTGGAGCAGGCAATCAAGGAGACCAGTGAAGGAGAAAGCATTACTTGGAGTGTTTCCCAGATTAAGGCTTATTTTGGTCTATCTGGAGG GTACAATTTGTTGAACCTGGTAGATTACTTCCACAGCCGTGGTTTGTACCGTTCCATCTTTCTAAG CATAATGGAAGGAGAAGACTCTTTACGAAGATTTTCTCCTGAAGTAATTGTACAGGACCCCACCTTAAAGAATGCAGTTTCTCTCCTACCTCCTATTATTCTTTTTCATGGTACTGATGATTATTCCATTCCATTTGATGCCAG TAAAAATTTTGCTGAAACTCTTCAAAGAGTTGGAGTTAGAGCTGAATCAATTTTATATGAAGGGAAGACTCATACGGATGTGTTCCTTCAG GATCCAATGAGAGGTGGCAAAGATCAGATGTTTGAAGATTTAGTTGCAATCGTTCATGCTGGAGATCCAGAAGCCCAGGAAAAAGATGCAGGGGCTCCTCCAAGAAGACGTCTTGTTCCTGAATTCATGCTACAGGTGGCGCGCAGAGTCAGCCCTTTCTAA
- the LOC110656699 gene encoding flavonol 3-sulfotransferase-like, translating into MDIVYGKMLNVVPMTVVSLQSSKNIKVTSSMSISQWSSAPLVPRIVQPRQARVYNALPLVHEARKGGEKDTPLTQQDEYKKIMSNFPRRDDWVLQPLYQYQGFWYFQDYLVGLLAAQENFKPQPSDIVLCTYPKTGTTWLKALAYAIVTRSKFNDSKNPLLTKAPHDCVPFLEIDAARNASNRDPEIPLVATHIPYNSLPTSILESGCKLVYLCRDPKDVLISMWHFLRGKLPEGIDKDSYINLNNSFEIFCEGISSNGPYWDHVLGYWKARVESPEEVLFLVYEDLKKDTVSNVKKLAEFMGYPFTPEEEKRGVVQQIIDLCSFDSLRNMKASKSGVYSPDSPYTIRNTEFFRKGTIGDWKNYFSEEMGARLDKIIEEKLNSSGFSFLSH; encoded by the coding sequence ATGGATATTGTTTATGGAAAAATGCTAAATGTAGTCCCCATGACTGTCGTGTCTCTACAATCTTCAAAAAATATTAAAGTGACGAGTTCTATGTCAATCTCCCAATGGAGTTCAGCTCCACTGGTTCCTAGGATTGTGCAGCCGCGACAGGCACGAGTCTATAATGCACTTCCCCTTGTCCACGAAGCTAGGAAAGGAGGAGAAAAAGATACTCCACTTACACAACAAGACGAGTACAAAAAGATTATGTCAAACTTTCCCAGACGGGACGATTGGGTCCTCCAGCCTCTTTACCAGTACCAAGGCTTTTGGTACTTCCAGGACTACCTAGTTGGCTTGTTGGCTGCTCAAGAAAACTTCAAGCCTCAACCTTCTGATATTGTTCTTTGTACTTATCCCAAAACGGGCACGACTTGGCTTAAGGCTTTAGCTTATGCCATTGTTACCCGCTCCAAATTCAACGATTCCAAAAATCCATTGCTCACTAAAGCACCACATGATTGTGTTCCCTTTTTAGAGATTGATGCTGCTAGAAACGCAAGCAATCGTGACCCAGAAATCCCACTCGTAGCTACTCACATTCCTTATAATTCTTTGCCAACCTCCATATTAGAATCCGGTTGTAAACTTGTTTACTTGTGCAGAGACCCTAAGGACGTGCTAATATCTATGTGGCACTTTCTGAGAGGAAAGTTACCTGAAGGAATTGATAAGGATTCATATATCAATTTGAATAATTCGTTTGAAATATTTTGTGAAGGTATTTCTAGCAATGGACCCTATTGGGACCATGTTTTGGGGTATTGGAAAGCAAGAGTAGAAAGCCCTGAGGAGGTGTTGTTTTTGGTGTATGAAGACCTGAAGAAGGACACTGTTTCTAATGTTAAAAAGCTTGCTGAGTTCATGGGCTATCCCTTTACACCAGAGGAAGAGAAACGAGGGGTGGTGCAACAAATCATAGATTTGTGCAGTTTCGATAGTTTGAGGAACATGAAGGCGAGCAAAAGTGGTGTGTATAGCCCGGATTCCCCATATACCATTCGAAACACTGAATTTTTCAGAAAAGGTACCATTGGAGATTGGAAGAATTATTTCAGTGAAGAAATGGGTGCTCGTTTGGATAAGATAATAGAAGAAAAACTGAACAGTTCCGGCTTCTCTTTCctttctcattaa